From Actinopolyspora lacussalsi, a single genomic window includes:
- a CDS encoding phosphopantothenoylcysteine decarboxylase/phosphopantothenate--cysteine ligase (product_source=KO:K13038; cath_funfam=3.40.50.10300,3.40.50.1950; cog=COG0452; ko=KO:K13038; pfam=PF02441,PF04127; superfamily=102645,52507; tigrfam=TIGR00521) yields MSDEQGARDAPRVVLGVGGGVAAYKACEVLRGLAESGHDVRVTPTAAALRFVGAATFEALSGHPARTDVFDDVPEVPHVRLGQRADLVVVAPATADLLARAASGIADDLLTSTLLTAHCPVLLVPAMHTEMWEHPATRHNVELLRSRGVVVAEPDSGRLTGSDSGKGRLPDPGEIVDLARLLLAEPAGLPRDLEGRRVVVSAGGTREPLDPVRYLGNRSSGRQGFALARVAAHRGADVTLVAANTADLVVPAGVRLRRVGTAEELRSELLEVADGSDAVVMSAAVADFRPSESAEHKIKKNAGEPPSVRLERNPDVLRELVEQRSSGRLRAGVIAGFAAETGDPDTTVLEYGRKKLARKECDLLVVNAVGDGRAFEVEDNAGWLLASSGVDHPVPHGSKTLLASRVWDAVAEQFAAAPDHRA; encoded by the coding sequence GTGAGCGACGAGCAGGGGGCGCGTGACGCGCCCCGCGTCGTTCTCGGGGTGGGCGGTGGCGTCGCCGCCTACAAGGCATGCGAAGTCCTGCGCGGGCTGGCCGAGAGCGGGCACGACGTTCGGGTTACTCCCACCGCCGCCGCGTTGCGCTTCGTCGGAGCGGCCACGTTCGAGGCGCTGTCCGGGCATCCGGCGCGGACCGACGTGTTCGACGACGTGCCCGAGGTGCCCCACGTGCGGCTGGGTCAGCGGGCGGATCTGGTGGTGGTCGCTCCCGCCACCGCTGACCTGCTCGCCCGGGCCGCCAGCGGGATCGCCGACGATCTGCTCACCTCGACGCTGCTCACCGCGCACTGTCCGGTGCTGTTGGTTCCCGCCATGCACACCGAGATGTGGGAACATCCCGCGACCCGGCACAACGTCGAGCTGCTGCGTTCCAGGGGAGTCGTGGTCGCCGAACCGGACAGCGGGCGACTGACCGGGTCCGATTCGGGTAAGGGGCGCCTGCCCGATCCCGGTGAGATCGTCGATCTCGCGCGGTTGCTGCTGGCCGAGCCCGCCGGGCTACCCCGTGACCTCGAGGGGCGGCGTGTCGTCGTTTCGGCCGGTGGGACACGTGAACCGCTGGACCCGGTGCGCTACCTGGGCAACCGTTCCAGCGGTAGACAGGGGTTCGCCCTGGCTCGAGTCGCGGCGCATCGCGGTGCCGATGTCACGCTGGTCGCCGCGAACACGGCCGATCTCGTGGTCCCGGCCGGGGTCCGACTCCGACGGGTCGGCACCGCCGAGGAGCTCCGCTCGGAGCTGCTCGAGGTCGCCGACGGCTCCGACGCGGTGGTGATGTCGGCGGCCGTGGCCGACTTCCGGCCCTCCGAGAGTGCCGAGCACAAGATCAAGAAGAACGCGGGCGAACCACCATCGGTCCGTCTCGAGCGTAATCCGGACGTGCTGCGGGAGTTGGTCGAGCAGCGATCGAGCGGTCGGCTGCGTGCCGGGGTGATCGCCGGATTCGCGGCCGAAACCGGAGACCCGGACACCACGGTGCTGGAGTACGGTCGCAAGAAGCTCGCGCGCAAGGAGTGCGACCTGCTGGTGGTCAACGCGGTCGGCGACGGTCGTGCTTTCGAGGTCGAGGACAACGCGGGATGGCTGCTGGCCTCCTCGGGCGTGGATCACCCCGTGCCGCACGGCTCCAAGACGTTGCTCGCCTCCAGGGTGTGGGACGCCGTTGCCGAGCAGTTCGCTGCGGCCCCGGATCACCGAGCCTAG
- a CDS encoding DNA-directed RNA polymerase subunit omega (product_source=KO:K03060; cath_funfam=3.90.940.10; cog=COG1758; ko=KO:K03060; pfam=PF01192; smart=SM01409; superfamily=63562; tigrfam=TIGR00690), with the protein MSIPNSLTAFPGGQSANIQSQSSSGAAEGITDPPIDDLLHNVSSKYALAIFAAKRARQIQDYYAQLGEGLLEYVGPLVEPGPREKPLSIALREIHAGVLQHSEGA; encoded by the coding sequence GTGAGCATCCCCAACTCGCTGACCGCCTTCCCCGGCGGCCAGTCTGCCAACATCCAGTCCCAGTCGAGCAGCGGCGCGGCCGAGGGAATCACCGATCCGCCCATCGACGATCTGCTGCACAACGTCAGCTCCAAGTACGCGCTGGCCATCTTCGCCGCCAAGCGGGCCAGGCAGATCCAGGACTACTACGCCCAACTCGGCGAGGGGCTGCTGGAGTACGTGGGGCCGCTGGTCGAGCCGGGTCCGAGGGAGAAGCCGCTGTCCATCGCGCTCCGCGAGATCCACGCGGGTGTGCTGCAGCACTCCGAGGGCGCGTGA
- a CDS encoding guanylate kinase (product_source=KO:K00942; cath_funfam=3.40.50.300; cog=COG0194; ko=KO:K00942; pfam=PF00625; smart=SM00072; superfamily=52540; tigrfam=TIGR03263), with translation MIDADDGVLPGRASMGTPRLTVVSGPSGVGKSSVLDELRNQAPDIYFSVSVTTRPARSGEIDGVHYHFVDRAEFERMVAAGEMLEYARYAGNYYGTPRAPVERALAAGRPAVLEIELQGARQVRRSMPDARLVMLLPPSWDDLVHRLTGRMTEDSEVVRQRLETARAELAARTEFDATVVNADVRKAVDELVRLIVGPPPGQPLPSNDR, from the coding sequence GTGATCGACGCGGACGACGGCGTGCTGCCGGGGCGTGCCTCGATGGGTACGCCCCGGCTCACCGTCGTATCCGGACCTTCCGGTGTGGGCAAGTCGAGCGTGCTCGACGAGCTGCGCAACCAGGCACCGGACATCTACTTCAGCGTGTCCGTGACAACCCGTCCGGCCCGTTCCGGGGAGATCGACGGGGTCCACTATCACTTCGTCGACCGTGCCGAGTTCGAACGCATGGTCGCGGCGGGCGAGATGTTGGAGTACGCCCGGTACGCGGGCAACTACTACGGTACTCCCCGCGCGCCGGTCGAGCGTGCGCTCGCGGCCGGTCGTCCCGCCGTGCTGGAGATCGAACTGCAGGGCGCTCGTCAGGTGCGGCGGAGCATGCCCGACGCGCGGCTGGTGATGCTGCTGCCACCCTCCTGGGACGATCTGGTTCATCGGCTCACCGGGCGGATGACCGAGGACTCCGAGGTGGTGCGCCAGCGCCTGGAAACGGCCCGTGCCGAACTGGCCGCCCGTACCGAGTTCGATGCCACCGTGGTCAACGCCGATGTGCGGAAAGCGGTGGACGAGTTGGTACGATTGATAGTCGGTCCCCCTCCCGGGCAGCCGCTGCCCTCGAACGATCGGTAG
- a CDS encoding hypothetical protein (product_source=Hypo-rule applied; cath_funfam=1.10.150.20; smart=SM00278; superfamily=46946) encodes MVVSVVGEPPDRPGDGRTDETDSKKADPRCSELTWVGTVAAPIKKTHITEDMVALPQLTEEQRAAALEKAAAARRARAELKERLKRGGTSLAEVLDSADNDETLGKMKVSALLEALPGVGKVRAQQIMERLEIASSRRLRGLGERQRKALLAEFNGA; translated from the coding sequence GTGGTCGTCAGCGTCGTGGGCGAGCCACCCGACAGGCCGGGCGACGGGAGAACCGATGAAACCGACTCGAAAAAGGCGGACCCGCGTTGTAGCGAGCTGACCTGGGTCGGTACCGTCGCCGCACCGATCAAGAAAACCCACATCACGGAGGACATGGTGGCCCTTCCCCAGCTGACCGAGGAGCAGCGGGCTGCGGCACTCGAAAAGGCGGCTGCCGCCCGTCGCGCCCGCGCTGAGCTCAAGGAGCGCCTCAAGCGCGGTGGGACCAGCCTGGCCGAGGTCTTGGACAGTGCCGACAACGACGAGACCCTCGGAAAGATGAAGGTCTCCGCGCTGTTGGAGGCCCTTCCCGGCGTGGGCAAGGTCCGCGCGCAACAGATCATGGAGCGGCTGGAGATCGCTAGCAGCCGCAGGCTTCGTGGTCTCGGTGAGCGTCAGCGCAAGGCGTTGCTCGCCGAGTTCAACGGGGCGTGA
- a CDS encoding hypothetical protein (product_source=Hypo-rule applied; superfamily=57392; transmembrane_helix_parts=Inside_1_51,TMhelix_52_74,Outside_75_215), translated as MPGVRGDRIPAVSSDTAIPRQHEPFRSNEKRRQPNRRVAEFLRASVVRRRRASLVLASLVLPLVLSALCLVYLFGGGDSDQSVMGALARPVPNSSWFPVTSCRTDNAVNWPGRRRGIRSGIVMCCSRSWRCCRSGGVSGVWIPPFGGECHSFARSQVARTVATRRDIGHSSVGGARTDGVAHRRPAVVRGRRAGSRSPVFAVTCEPPPTARRRGY; from the coding sequence GTGCCCGGGGTTCGTGGTGATCGAATCCCGGCCGTGTCCTCCGACACAGCCATCCCTCGACAGCACGAACCGTTTCGATCGAACGAGAAGCGCCGACAGCCGAACCGACGCGTCGCCGAGTTCCTCCGTGCGTCGGTGGTTCGGCGTCGGCGCGCCTCTCTCGTGCTCGCCTCGTTGGTGCTGCCGCTCGTCCTGAGCGCGCTGTGTCTCGTCTACCTGTTCGGCGGAGGCGACAGCGACCAGTCGGTCATGGGCGCGTTGGCGCGGCCCGTGCCGAACTCGTCCTGGTTCCCTGTCACTTCCTGCCGCACGGACAACGCCGTGAACTGGCCCGGACGCCGGCGCGGCATTCGATCGGGGATTGTTATGTGCTGCTCGCGGTCGTGGCGCTGCTGTCGCTCTGGTGGTGTATCCGGGGTGTGGATCCCGCCGTTCGGCGGTGAATGTCACTCGTTCGCTCGATCGCAGGTCGCGCGAACTGTCGCCACGAGGCGTGATATCGGCCACTCTTCGGTGGGAGGTGCTCGAACGGACGGGGTGGCCCACCGCCGTCCGGCGGTGGTTCGAGGCCGCCGCGCCGGTTCCCGTTCTCCGGTGTTCGCGGTCACGTGCGAGCCTCCGCCGACTGCCCGTCGTCGCGGTTACTGA
- a CDS encoding orotidine-5'-phosphate decarboxylase (product_source=KO:K01591; cath_funfam=3.20.20.70; cog=COG0284; ko=KO:K01591; pfam=PF00215; smart=SM00934; superfamily=51366; tigrfam=TIGR02127) — MTVVHAAFGQRLAEAVHARGPLCVGIDPHPALLHAWGLEETPAGLERFAMTVLEAVGEEVAVVKPQSAFFETYGSRGLAVLERVVAECAQTGTLVVHDVKRGDIGSTMTAYATAYLDDSSPLAADAITVSPYLGYGSLAPALGIAAQTGRGVFVLARTSNPEAVGLQRSVTSEGKTVAQSIVDAAAESNAGAEPMGHVGVVTGATVRPGELDLTALNGPVLAPGLGAQGATVQGLRSVFGGMLPNVLPAAARELLRHGPDVAEIRAATRRMRADLSGVFGQ; from the coding sequence ATGACAGTGGTTCACGCGGCCTTCGGGCAGCGGCTCGCCGAGGCCGTGCACGCTCGGGGGCCGCTCTGCGTGGGGATCGATCCCCATCCCGCGCTGCTGCACGCGTGGGGGCTGGAGGAGACTCCCGCCGGGTTGGAGCGGTTCGCGATGACCGTGCTCGAAGCCGTGGGCGAGGAGGTCGCTGTGGTCAAGCCGCAGTCCGCCTTCTTCGAGACCTACGGCTCCCGCGGGCTCGCGGTGCTGGAACGGGTGGTGGCCGAGTGCGCTCAGACGGGCACGCTGGTCGTCCACGACGTCAAACGTGGCGACATCGGGTCCACCATGACCGCCTACGCCACCGCCTACCTCGACGACTCCTCACCGCTGGCGGCGGACGCGATAACCGTCTCCCCCTACCTGGGGTACGGATCGCTCGCGCCCGCCCTGGGCATCGCCGCGCAGACCGGTCGGGGTGTCTTCGTGCTCGCCCGCACCTCCAACCCGGAGGCGGTCGGGTTGCAGCGCTCGGTCACCTCGGAGGGGAAGACGGTGGCGCAGTCCATCGTGGACGCCGCCGCGGAGAGCAACGCCGGGGCGGAGCCGATGGGGCACGTCGGTGTGGTCACCGGTGCCACGGTGCGGCCGGGCGAACTCGATCTGACCGCACTGAACGGCCCCGTGCTCGCTCCCGGCCTGGGCGCGCAGGGGGCCACCGTGCAGGGGCTGCGCTCGGTCTTCGGTGGGATGCTGCCCAACGTGCTGCCCGCGGCCGCCCGCGAGCTGCTGCGGCACGGCCCCGACGTCGCGGAGATCCGCGCCGCCACCCGGCGGATGCGGGCCGATCTGTCCGGTGTGTTCGGACAGTGA
- a CDS encoding carbamoyl-phosphate synthase large subunit (product_source=KO:K01955; cath_funfam=1.10.1030.10,3.30.470.20,3.40.50.1380,3.40.50.20; cog=COG0458; ko=KO:K01955; pfam=PF02142,PF02786,PF02787; smart=SM00851,SM01096; superfamily=48108,52335,52440,56059; tigrfam=TIGR01369), which produces MPKRTDINHVLVIGSGPIVIGQACEFDYSGTQACRVLRSEGIRVSLVNSNPATIMTDPEFADATYIEPITPEFVEKVIDAERPDALLATLGGQTALNTAVALYERGVLEKYGVELIGADVDAIQRGEDRQRFKDIVRSVGGGVPESKVCNSMDEVRDFVTERGLPVVIRPSFTMGGLGSGMAHTHEELERMASLGLTESPVHEVLIEESVLGWKEYELELMRDHADNVVVICSIENVDPMGVHTGDSVTVAPSMTLTDREYQHMRDVGIDVLREVGVDTGGCNIQFAIHPSTGRMVVIEMNPRVSRSSALASKATGFPIAKIAAKLAIGYSLDEIPNDITEQTPASFEPTLDYVVVKAPRFAFEKFPGADTRLTTTMKSVGEAMSLGRNFTEALGKAMRSLESSRAGFWTVPDPEGVTLDSTLDELGDGHDGRLYTVERALRMGATVAQVHEASGIDSWFIDQIASLVELREQILAAPVLDSELLRSTKRAGISDRQIAALRPELAGEDGVRSLRHRLGVRPVYKTVDTCAAEFAAATPYHYSAYESDAAAESEVDRQREKPKVIILGSGPNRIGQGIEFDYSCVHAAMGLRDAPDNGGSGYETVMVNCNPETVSTDYDTSDRLYFEPLTFEDVLEVVHSEQASGTVAGVVVQLGGQTPLGLASKLAEAGVPVVGTAPEAIHLAEDRGSFGEVLNRAGLPAPSYGTATSFEGAKRIADDIGYPVLVRPSYVLGGRGMEIVYDETSLENYIARATEVTPEHPVLVDNFLDDAIEIDVDALCDGTDVYIGGVMEHIEEAGVHSGDSACALPPITLGRQDIDKVRRCTEALAEGIGVRGLLNVQYALKDDVLYVLEANPRASRTVPFVSKAAAAPLAKAAARVMFGAKIADLRAEGILPPHGDGADLPPHAPVAVKEAVLPFHRFRTPEGHGIDSLLGPEMKSTGEVMGIDTAFGQAFAKSQSGAYGSLPTSGRVFVSVANRDKRSMVFPVKRLADLGFDICATSGTAEILRRNDIACTVVRKHNEDPAYASAPSGTDPEGDRDVIDLIKAGEIDMIFNTPYGNPGPRVDGYEIRTAAVSRDVPCITTVQGAAAAVQGVEAAIRGNIGVRPLQRLQAALRSDRSGETR; this is translated from the coding sequence ATGCCGAAGAGGACCGACATCAACCACGTTCTGGTCATCGGCTCCGGTCCGATCGTGATCGGCCAGGCGTGCGAGTTCGACTATTCCGGAACCCAGGCCTGCCGAGTACTGCGTTCCGAGGGGATCCGGGTCAGCCTGGTCAACTCCAATCCGGCCACGATCATGACGGATCCGGAGTTCGCCGACGCCACCTACATCGAACCCATCACCCCTGAGTTCGTGGAAAAGGTGATCGACGCCGAGCGTCCCGACGCCCTGCTGGCCACGCTGGGCGGGCAGACCGCGCTGAACACCGCCGTGGCGCTGTACGAGCGGGGTGTGCTCGAGAAGTACGGCGTGGAGCTGATCGGCGCCGACGTCGACGCGATCCAGCGCGGCGAGGACCGGCAGCGGTTCAAGGACATCGTGCGCTCGGTGGGCGGCGGCGTCCCCGAGAGCAAGGTGTGCAACTCGATGGACGAGGTGCGCGACTTCGTCACCGAGCGCGGGCTGCCGGTGGTGATCCGGCCCAGCTTCACGATGGGCGGGCTCGGCTCCGGCATGGCCCACACCCACGAGGAACTGGAGCGCATGGCCTCGCTGGGGCTCACGGAGTCCCCGGTGCACGAGGTGCTCATCGAGGAGAGCGTGCTCGGCTGGAAGGAGTACGAGCTGGAGCTGATGCGCGACCACGCCGACAACGTGGTCGTGATCTGCTCCATCGAGAACGTCGACCCGATGGGCGTGCACACGGGTGATTCGGTCACCGTGGCCCCGTCGATGACGCTGACCGACCGCGAGTACCAGCACATGCGCGACGTGGGCATCGACGTGCTGCGCGAGGTGGGCGTGGACACCGGTGGGTGCAACATCCAGTTCGCCATCCACCCGAGCACCGGCCGCATGGTCGTCATCGAGATGAACCCGCGGGTGTCGCGCTCCTCGGCGCTGGCCTCCAAGGCCACCGGCTTCCCGATCGCCAAGATCGCGGCGAAACTGGCCATCGGCTACTCGCTGGACGAGATCCCCAACGACATCACCGAGCAGACCCCGGCCAGCTTCGAACCCACGCTGGACTACGTCGTGGTCAAGGCGCCCAGGTTCGCCTTCGAGAAGTTCCCCGGAGCCGACACCCGGCTGACCACCACGATGAAGAGCGTGGGTGAGGCCATGTCGCTGGGGCGCAACTTCACCGAGGCACTGGGCAAGGCGATGCGTTCGCTGGAGTCCTCCCGCGCCGGGTTCTGGACCGTCCCGGACCCCGAGGGCGTGACGCTGGACTCCACGCTAGACGAACTGGGCGACGGGCACGACGGCAGGCTCTACACCGTCGAGCGGGCGTTGCGCATGGGTGCCACGGTGGCCCAGGTGCACGAGGCCTCCGGGATCGATTCCTGGTTCATCGACCAGATCGCCTCGCTGGTGGAGCTGCGCGAGCAGATCCTGGCCGCTCCCGTGCTGGACTCCGAGCTGCTGCGCAGCACCAAGCGTGCCGGGATCTCCGACCGGCAGATCGCGGCGCTGCGCCCCGAACTCGCGGGTGAGGACGGGGTCCGCTCGCTGCGCCACCGGCTGGGCGTGCGCCCGGTCTACAAGACCGTGGACACCTGCGCCGCCGAGTTCGCCGCGGCCACGCCGTACCACTACTCGGCCTACGAGTCCGATGCCGCCGCCGAGTCCGAAGTGGACCGGCAGCGCGAGAAGCCGAAGGTGATCATCCTCGGTTCCGGCCCCAACCGGATCGGCCAGGGCATCGAGTTCGACTACTCCTGCGTGCACGCCGCCATGGGGTTGCGTGACGCCCCCGACAACGGCGGCAGCGGGTACGAGACGGTCATGGTCAACTGCAACCCGGAGACGGTCTCCACCGACTACGACACCTCGGACCGGCTCTACTTCGAGCCGCTGACCTTCGAGGACGTCCTGGAGGTCGTGCACTCCGAGCAGGCATCGGGCACCGTCGCCGGGGTGGTGGTCCAGCTCGGCGGCCAGACACCGCTGGGGCTGGCGAGCAAGCTCGCCGAGGCCGGGGTGCCCGTCGTGGGAACGGCGCCGGAGGCCATCCACCTGGCCGAGGACCGCGGTTCGTTCGGCGAGGTGCTTAACCGGGCGGGACTGCCCGCTCCGAGCTACGGCACCGCCACCTCCTTCGAGGGCGCCAAGCGCATCGCCGACGACATCGGCTATCCCGTGCTGGTGCGCCCGTCCTATGTGCTCGGCGGTCGCGGCATGGAGATCGTCTACGACGAGACCTCGCTGGAGAACTACATCGCCCGGGCCACCGAGGTCACACCGGAACACCCGGTGCTGGTGGACAACTTCCTCGACGACGCGATCGAGATCGACGTGGACGCGTTGTGCGACGGAACCGACGTCTACATCGGCGGCGTGATGGAGCACATCGAGGAGGCCGGGGTGCACTCCGGTGACTCGGCCTGCGCGTTGCCGCCTATCACCCTCGGCCGCCAGGACATCGACAAGGTCCGTCGCTGCACCGAGGCGCTGGCCGAGGGGATCGGGGTGCGCGGGCTGCTCAACGTGCAGTACGCGCTCAAGGACGACGTGCTCTACGTCCTGGAGGCCAACCCGCGCGCCTCGCGCACCGTGCCGTTCGTGTCCAAGGCGGCGGCCGCTCCGCTGGCCAAGGCCGCTGCCAGGGTCATGTTCGGTGCCAAGATCGCCGACCTGCGGGCCGAGGGCATACTGCCGCCACACGGCGACGGTGCGGACCTCCCGCCGCACGCCCCGGTCGCGGTCAAGGAAGCCGTGCTGCCGTTCCACCGGTTCCGCACCCCGGAGGGACACGGCATCGACTCGCTGCTCGGGCCGGAGATGAAGTCCACCGGCGAGGTGATGGGCATCGACACCGCGTTCGGCCAGGCGTTCGCCAAGTCCCAGAGCGGTGCCTACGGCTCGCTGCCCACCTCGGGCCGTGTGTTCGTCTCGGTGGCCAACCGGGACAAGCGTTCGATGGTGTTCCCGGTCAAGCGCCTCGCCGACCTCGGGTTCGACATCTGCGCCACCTCGGGAACGGCCGAGATCCTGCGGCGCAACGACATCGCCTGCACCGTGGTCCGCAAGCACAACGAGGATCCGGCCTACGCCTCCGCGCCCTCCGGGACCGACCCCGAAGGGGACCGCGACGTCATCGACCTCATCAAGGCGGGCGAGATCGACATGATCTTCAACACCCCCTACGGCAACCCAGGGCCCAGGGTGGACGGTTACGAGATCCGGACCGCCGCCGTCTCCCGGGACGTCCCCTGCATCACCACCGTGCAGGGAGCCGCGGCGGCGGTGCAGGGCGTGGAGGCCGCCATCCGCGGCAACATCGGCGTGCGGCCGCTGCAGCGGTTGCAGGCGGCGTTGCGGAGCGATCGGAGTGGTGAGACCCGATGA
- a CDS encoding carbamoyl-phosphate synthase small subunit (product_source=KO:K01956; cath_funfam=3.40.50.880,3.50.30.20; cog=COG0505; ko=KO:K01956; pfam=PF00117,PF00988; smart=SM01097; superfamily=52021,52317; tigrfam=TIGR01368) — MTAQAPAALVLEDGRIFRGEAFGSEGSCFGEVVFSTGMTGYQETLTDPSYHRQIVVATAPQIGNTGWNDEDDESGRIWVAGYAVRDPARKPSSWRATRSLQDELRDQGVVGIANLDTRALTRHIRELGAMRAGIFSGAEVADDREMIDRVVSGDRMLGADLAGDVTTTEPYVVPAVGERRFTVAALDMGIKSNTPRMLAERGIEVHVLPLSSSMSEITAVAPDGVFLSNGPGDPATADHAVEVTREILARRLPLFGICFGNQILGRALGRGTYKLPYGHRGINIPVIDSDSGRVAITAQNHGFAVRGEPGEHFDTEFGSAVVSHHCANDGAVEGLRLLDAPAFSVQYHPEAAAGPHDAANLFDSFVRLMSEAR, encoded by the coding sequence ATGACCGCGCAGGCCCCCGCCGCCCTGGTGTTGGAGGATGGCCGGATCTTTCGCGGCGAGGCCTTCGGCAGTGAGGGCTCTTGCTTCGGTGAGGTTGTCTTCAGCACCGGCATGACGGGCTATCAGGAGACGTTGACCGATCCCTCGTACCACCGGCAGATCGTGGTGGCCACCGCGCCCCAGATCGGCAACACCGGCTGGAACGACGAGGACGACGAGTCCGGACGGATCTGGGTCGCGGGATACGCGGTACGCGACCCCGCGCGCAAGCCTTCCTCGTGGCGTGCCACCCGCTCGCTGCAGGACGAGCTGCGCGACCAGGGCGTGGTGGGCATAGCCAACCTGGACACCCGTGCCCTGACGCGGCACATCCGGGAACTGGGCGCGATGCGCGCCGGCATCTTCTCCGGCGCGGAGGTCGCCGACGACCGGGAGATGATCGACCGGGTCGTCTCCGGCGATCGGATGCTGGGTGCCGACCTCGCGGGCGACGTCACCACCACCGAGCCCTACGTGGTGCCCGCGGTGGGGGAGCGCCGGTTCACGGTCGCGGCGCTGGACATGGGGATCAAGTCCAACACGCCCCGGATGCTCGCCGAACGCGGCATCGAGGTGCACGTGCTGCCGCTGTCCTCCTCGATGTCCGAGATCACGGCCGTGGCGCCCGACGGTGTGTTCTTGTCCAACGGCCCGGGTGATCCCGCCACCGCCGACCACGCGGTGGAGGTGACCAGGGAGATCCTGGCGCGGCGCCTGCCGCTGTTCGGGATCTGCTTCGGCAACCAGATCCTGGGGCGCGCGCTCGGCAGGGGAACCTACAAGTTGCCCTACGGGCACCGCGGCATCAACATCCCGGTGATCGACTCCGACAGCGGTCGGGTCGCCATCACCGCGCAGAACCACGGGTTCGCCGTGCGCGGCGAGCCGGGCGAGCACTTCGACACCGAGTTCGGTAGCGCGGTGGTCAGCCACCACTGCGCCAACGACGGCGCCGTCGAGGGGCTGCGGTTGCTGGACGCTCCCGCGTTCAGCGTGCAGTACCACCCCGAGGCCGCCGCCGGGCCGCACGACGCGGCAAACCTGTTCGACTCCTTCGTACGACTGATGAGCGAGGCACGCTGA
- a CDS encoding hypothetical protein (product_source=Hypo-rule applied; transmembrane_helix_parts=Outside_1_3,TMhelix_4_21,Inside_22_192), with product MARTLWVIGLAALAALVIYGMRKGWNKRKRGHDELAGSLPGVPPELDSLPELLPASVGLYVGTTVAGDWQNRVTAATLGNRANATARLYRTGVLLDRAGDEPLWIPVSALHDARVDHKLANKVVPGVGMLVLTWRPDGYSSSTEAFDSGFRHGDETDPAEWVSAIRALLPTTNTDSDSEHDDEAAVERQEET from the coding sequence ATGGCACGCACGCTCTGGGTGATCGGGCTGGCCGCCCTCGCTGCCCTGGTCATCTACGGGATGCGCAAGGGTTGGAACAAGCGCAAACGCGGGCACGACGAGCTGGCGGGCTCGTTGCCGGGTGTCCCGCCGGAACTGGACTCGCTGCCCGAGCTGTTGCCCGCCTCGGTGGGGCTGTACGTGGGCACCACCGTCGCCGGTGACTGGCAGAACCGGGTCACCGCGGCGACGCTCGGCAACCGGGCGAACGCCACCGCCAGGCTCTACCGCACCGGGGTACTGCTGGACCGAGCAGGCGATGAGCCGCTCTGGATACCGGTTTCGGCGCTGCACGACGCCCGTGTCGATCACAAGCTGGCCAACAAGGTGGTCCCCGGTGTCGGCATGCTGGTGCTCACGTGGCGCCCGGACGGGTATTCCTCGTCGACCGAGGCGTTCGACAGCGGTTTCCGCCACGGCGACGAGACCGACCCCGCCGAGTGGGTGAGCGCGATCAGGGCGCTGCTGCCCACCACGAACACCGATTCCGATTCCGAGCACGACGACGAGGCCGCGGTTGAGCGGCAGGAGGAAACATGA